One window from the genome of Streptococcus parasanguinis encodes:
- the rlmD gene encoding 23S rRNA (uracil(1939)-C(5))-methyltransferase RlmD, with protein sequence MLKKNEIVTVEIVDLTHEGAGVAKVDGLVFFVENALPGEVIRMRVLKVNKKIGYGKVEEYLEKSPHRNEELDLAYLRSGIADLGHLAYPEQLKFKAKQVKDSLYKMAGISDIDVPLTLGMDHPVQYRNKAQVPVRRVNGQVETGFFRKNSHDLMPIEDFYIQDPVIDQVVLALRDLIRRFDLKPYDEQEQSGLIRNLVVRRGHHSGEIMVILVTTRPKVFRVDQLIEQLIKQFPAIKSVMQNINDQNTNAIFGKEWRVLYGQDYITDQMLGNSFQISGPAFYQVNTEMAEKLYQTAIDFAELREDDVVIDAYSGIGTIGLSVAKHVKEVYGVEVIPEAVENSQKNAALNNITNAHYVCDTAENAMKNWLKEGIQPTAILVDPPRKGLTESFIKASAQTGADRIAYISCNVATMARDIKLYQELGYELKKVQPVDLFPQTHHVECVSLLVKCG encoded by the coding sequence ATGTTAAAGAAAAATGAAATTGTAACCGTTGAGATTGTCGATTTGACCCATGAAGGAGCAGGAGTGGCTAAGGTCGATGGCCTGGTCTTTTTTGTGGAGAATGCCCTGCCAGGAGAAGTTATCCGCATGCGCGTGCTTAAAGTCAACAAAAAGATCGGCTACGGAAAAGTAGAGGAATACCTAGAAAAATCGCCTCACCGCAATGAAGAGCTTGATCTTGCCTATTTACGAAGCGGAATCGCCGACTTAGGTCACCTAGCTTATCCGGAGCAGCTGAAATTCAAGGCCAAGCAGGTCAAGGATAGCCTTTACAAGATGGCAGGAATCTCCGATATCGACGTTCCCCTGACTTTGGGGATGGACCATCCTGTCCAGTATCGTAACAAGGCCCAAGTCCCTGTACGTCGTGTCAATGGTCAGGTCGAAACAGGCTTCTTTCGGAAGAACTCTCATGATTTGATGCCGATTGAAGACTTTTATATCCAAGATCCCGTCATTGACCAAGTGGTCTTGGCACTTAGGGATTTGATTCGTCGTTTTGACCTCAAGCCTTATGATGAGCAGGAACAATCTGGCTTAATTCGAAATCTTGTGGTTCGTCGAGGACATCATTCAGGAGAAATCATGGTCATTTTGGTCACCACTCGTCCCAAGGTGTTCCGTGTGGACCAGTTGATCGAGCAGTTGATCAAGCAATTCCCAGCCATCAAATCCGTCATGCAAAATATTAATGATCAGAATACCAATGCCATTTTTGGAAAAGAATGGCGGGTTCTCTATGGTCAAGACTATATTACGGATCAAATGTTGGGCAATAGCTTCCAAATCTCTGGACCAGCCTTTTATCAGGTCAATACCGAAATGGCAGAGAAGCTCTATCAGACAGCCATTGACTTTGCGGAGTTAAGAGAAGATGATGTGGTGATTGATGCCTACTCAGGAATCGGGACCATTGGCCTATCAGTTGCCAAGCATGTCAAGGAAGTCTACGGGGTCGAAGTCATCCCAGAAGCGGTAGAGAATAGCCAGAAGAATGCTGCATTAAACAATATCACCAATGCCCACTATGTCTGTGACACAGCTGAAAATGCCATGAAGAATTGGCTCAAGGAAGGCATCCAACCAACCGCCATCCTAGTTGACCCGCCACGCAAGGGCTTGACCGAAAGCTTTATCAAAGCAAGCGCCCAAACAGGAGCTGACCGTATCGCCTATATCTCCTGTAACGTCGCCACCATGGCGCGTGATATCAAACTCTACCAAGAGTTGGGCTACGAATTGAAGA